In a single window of the Pedococcus dokdonensis genome:
- a CDS encoding DUF4118 domain-containing protein, which produces MQLEQLTSEHRGWVVVGAAAAPLALCAGIGTAPDSVPDASVAVALVVLIVAAAASGIRAAGLVAALSSATWFDFFLTQPYRSFAIDSAEDIEVAVLLLVVGLAVTELALWGQRQRSDVGRQRGYLDGVMATAESVARDADVATVTRSVAERIREVLDLDRCEFVAGPNLPAGPVLDRDGSITRDGGSLDVDRVGLPVDRVVLLPVRGGAGARGHFALTAASHVARPTLDQRRVAVLLADQVAALPSGAPTADRGSSAS; this is translated from the coding sequence ATGCAGCTCGAGCAGCTCACGTCGGAACACCGCGGTTGGGTGGTGGTGGGCGCCGCCGCGGCACCGTTGGCGCTCTGCGCCGGGATCGGCACCGCACCGGACAGCGTTCCGGACGCCAGTGTCGCGGTGGCCCTCGTGGTGCTGATCGTCGCGGCGGCAGCGTCCGGGATCCGCGCGGCAGGGCTGGTCGCCGCCCTGTCGAGTGCGACCTGGTTCGACTTCTTCCTCACCCAGCCCTACCGCAGCTTCGCGATCGACAGCGCAGAGGACATCGAGGTGGCCGTGCTGCTCCTCGTCGTCGGCCTCGCCGTCACCGAGCTGGCGCTCTGGGGACAGCGGCAGCGGTCCGACGTCGGGCGGCAGCGCGGCTACCTCGACGGGGTCATGGCCACGGCCGAGTCCGTGGCTCGGGACGCCGACGTGGCCACCGTGACCCGGTCGGTGGCCGAGCGCATCCGTGAGGTGCTCGACCTCGACCGGTGCGAGTTCGTGGCCGGACCGAACCTGCCCGCTGGCCCGGTCCTCGATCGAGACGGCTCGATCACCCGTGACGGTGGCTCGCTCGATGTCGACCGCGTCGGGCTGCCGGTCGACCGGGTGGTCCTCCTCCCGGTCCGTGGCGGCGCCGGGGCCCGCGGGCACTTCGCGCTCACGGCGGCGTCCCACGTCGCCCGACCGACCCTCGACCAGCGCCGGGTCGCCGTCCTGCTGGCCGACCAGGTGGCCGCGCTCCCGTCCGGCGCACCGACGGCTGACCGAGGTTCGTCCGCGTCCTGA
- a CDS encoding SDR family NAD(P)-dependent oxidoreductase: MTSIDLTGRKALVTGGAQGLGEGMAAALAAAGATVMIADIQDEGEQTAKNLGDGHGFVRLDVTDDANWESAVAETVERLGGLDILVNNAGIEITSLITEVSADDVRKMLGVNILGTTLGLKHGLRAMRPGGAAGQGGSITNVASVAATIAFPGIAVYSATKSAVDRLTRVAAMESGKLGYGVRVNCIYPGLVPTAMGAGLANDVAALGLFPSPEAAVGAVIELTPSGRLGQVDDMADAVVFLSSDAAKFITGAGLPVDGGMGM, translated from the coding sequence ATGACCTCGATCGACCTCACCGGCCGCAAGGCACTCGTGACCGGAGGCGCCCAGGGCCTCGGCGAGGGGATGGCGGCGGCGCTGGCCGCGGCGGGTGCGACCGTGATGATCGCCGACATCCAGGACGAGGGCGAGCAGACTGCCAAGAACCTCGGCGACGGGCACGGTTTCGTCCGGCTCGACGTCACCGACGACGCCAACTGGGAGTCGGCGGTGGCCGAGACGGTCGAGCGGCTCGGCGGCCTCGACATCCTCGTCAACAACGCGGGCATCGAGATCACCAGCCTCATCACCGAGGTCTCCGCCGACGACGTGCGCAAGATGCTCGGGGTCAACATCCTCGGCACCACCCTGGGACTCAAGCACGGACTGCGGGCCATGCGCCCTGGGGGCGCGGCGGGGCAGGGCGGCAGCATCACCAACGTCGCATCGGTCGCGGCGACCATCGCGTTCCCGGGCATCGCGGTCTACTCCGCGACCAAGTCGGCCGTCGACCGGCTCACTCGAGTTGCTGCGATGGAGTCCGGCAAGCTCGGCTACGGCGTGCGCGTCAACTGCATCTACCCCGGACTCGTGCCGACGGCCATGGGCGCCGGACTCGCGAACGACGTTGCGGCACTGGGGCTCTTCCCCTCCCCAGAGGCAGCAGTCGGCGCCGTGATCGAGCTGACGCCGTCCGGTCGCCTTGGCCAGGTCGACGACATGGCAGACGCCGTCGTCTTCCTCTCGTCCGACGCTGCGAAGTTCATCACCGGCGCCGGCCTGCCGGTCGACGGCGGCATGGGCATGTGA
- a CDS encoding TetR/AcrR family transcriptional regulator, with translation MTQVLDQGVDRFDRPRVDKFEARRGELADAALETLGELGFARTSLREIAQKTAFSHGVLHYYFRDKVELITYCVRRYKEHCVTRYDEIVAQATSGDELARLFADALVDTMLADTAMHRLWYDLRSQAMFEGELRPTVVDLDRQLEAMVWRVVARYAELCGVGPVVTSVTAYSVFDGLFENCLIRHLAGDGEAAERLRSQAVWLIGSLVRS, from the coding sequence GTGACGCAGGTCCTGGACCAGGGTGTCGACCGCTTCGACCGCCCCCGTGTCGACAAGTTCGAGGCACGCCGCGGCGAGCTGGCGGACGCGGCCCTCGAGACCCTCGGTGAGCTCGGCTTCGCCCGCACCAGCCTGCGCGAGATCGCCCAGAAGACGGCCTTCTCGCATGGCGTCCTGCACTACTACTTCCGCGACAAGGTCGAGCTGATCACCTACTGCGTGCGCCGTTACAAGGAGCACTGCGTCACCCGCTACGACGAGATCGTGGCGCAGGCCACGAGCGGTGACGAGCTCGCCAGGTTGTTCGCGGACGCCCTCGTCGACACGATGCTCGCCGACACCGCGATGCACCGGCTCTGGTACGACCTGCGCTCGCAGGCGATGTTCGAGGGTGAGCTGAGACCGACCGTGGTCGACCTCGACCGGCAGCTCGAGGCGATGGTGTGGCGGGTCGTCGCGAGGTACGCCGAGCTCTGTGGCGTCGGGCCGGTGGTCACGTCGGTCACCGCCTACTCCGTCTTCGATGGACTGTTCGAGAACTGCCTCATCCGCCACCTCGCCGGTGACGGCGAGGCCGCGGAGCGGCTCCGCAGCCAGGCTGTCTGGCTGATCGGCAGCCTGGTCCGGTCCTGA
- a CDS encoding acyl-CoA synthetase — MRIVDYLDKGASLDPEAPCLTTDGQSLSYAAVQASSRRVAAALGATGVRPGDKVAILSANDPIAFSCVFGISRAGAVWCPINPRNEAAENRELLDLFDCAVVVFQASFAPLVERIRAELPKVHTWVCLDAGHGGSAPEGALSWDAFLAAGDDGVEPVDLPSVDDLAMIVGTGGTTGRPKGVMLTGTNLETMTALTLMGYPFTGRPVYLALAPLTHAAGVLCFPVMTRGGEVVIMRSPDVGGFLRLVEHHQVTHTFLPPTLIYLVLGHDALDTTDLSSLQCFWYGAAPMSTTRLQEALARIGPVMAQLFGQTEAPMMISMMPPADHFRPDGSVAVERLSSAGRPAPLVTVGIMDLEGRLLPRGERGEIVVRSSLVMPGYYQNPEATAEASLFGWHHTGDIGYLDDDNFLFIVDRAKDMIITGGFNVYSTEVEQALMQHPDLQECAVIGLPDDKWGERVEAVVQAVPGRTVDPAEVIAFVKARIGGVKAPKAVHVWSDLPRSKVGKVLKNEIRTGLADTAH, encoded by the coding sequence GTGCGCATCGTCGACTACCTCGACAAGGGCGCCTCGCTCGACCCCGAAGCCCCGTGCCTCACCACCGACGGCCAGAGCCTCTCGTATGCCGCGGTGCAGGCGTCGTCGCGCCGCGTCGCCGCCGCGCTGGGCGCGACGGGGGTCCGTCCCGGCGACAAGGTCGCGATCCTCTCGGCCAACGACCCGATCGCCTTCAGCTGCGTCTTCGGGATCAGCCGCGCCGGAGCCGTGTGGTGCCCGATCAACCCGCGCAACGAGGCGGCCGAGAACCGCGAGCTGCTCGACCTCTTCGACTGCGCGGTGGTGGTGTTCCAGGCGTCGTTCGCACCGCTCGTCGAGCGGATCCGCGCGGAGCTGCCGAAGGTGCACACGTGGGTCTGCCTCGACGCCGGCCATGGCGGGTCGGCGCCGGAGGGTGCGCTCTCCTGGGACGCCTTCCTGGCGGCCGGCGACGACGGCGTCGAGCCGGTCGACCTGCCCTCCGTCGACGACCTGGCCATGATCGTGGGCACCGGCGGCACCACCGGGCGCCCCAAGGGCGTGATGCTGACCGGCACCAACCTCGAGACCATGACCGCGCTCACCCTGATGGGCTACCCGTTCACCGGACGGCCGGTCTACCTCGCCCTGGCTCCCCTCACCCATGCGGCCGGCGTGCTCTGCTTCCCCGTCATGACCCGTGGCGGCGAGGTGGTCATCATGCGCAGCCCCGACGTCGGCGGGTTCCTCCGGCTGGTGGAGCACCACCAGGTGACGCACACGTTCCTGCCACCGACGCTGATCTACCTGGTCCTGGGCCACGACGCCCTCGACACGACGGATCTCTCGTCGTTGCAATGCTTCTGGTACGGCGCAGCGCCCATGTCGACCACCCGGTTGCAGGAGGCGCTGGCGCGCATCGGCCCCGTGATGGCGCAGCTGTTCGGCCAGACCGAGGCTCCCATGATGATCTCGATGATGCCGCCCGCCGACCACTTCCGGCCCGACGGGTCGGTGGCGGTCGAGCGGCTCTCCTCCGCGGGCCGGCCGGCGCCGCTGGTGACCGTCGGGATCATGGACCTCGAGGGCCGGCTGCTGCCCCGGGGTGAGCGGGGCGAGATCGTCGTCCGCTCGTCGCTGGTGATGCCCGGCTACTACCAGAACCCGGAGGCCACGGCGGAGGCGTCGCTGTTCGGCTGGCATCACACCGGCGACATCGGCTACCTCGACGACGACAACTTCCTCTTCATCGTCGACCGCGCCAAGGACATGATCATCACCGGAGGCTTCAACGTGTACTCGACCGAGGTCGAGCAGGCCCTGATGCAGCACCCCGACCTGCAGGAGTGCGCCGTCATCGGGTTGCCCGACGACAAGTGGGGCGAGCGGGTCGAGGCCGTCGTCCAGGCGGTGCCCGGCCGCACCGTCGACCCCGCGGAGGTGATCGCCTTCGTCAAGGCCCGCATCGGCGGGGTCAAGGCGCCCAAGGCCGTCCACGTCTGGTCGGACCTGCCCCGCTCGAAGGTCGGCAAGGTCCTCAAGAACGAGATCAGGACGGGGCTCGCGGACACCGCCCACTGA
- the kdpB gene encoding potassium-transporting ATPase subunit KdpB — protein MTRSLLHVVPQALAKLDPRHVYRSPVIFVVWVGSVLTTGLAVRSPSVFGWSVAVWLWLTVLFANAAEAVAEGRGKAQAASLRAAKRETMARRLRADGTEEPVPGSELTVGDTVVVEAGQVIPGDGEVVDGVATVDESAITGESAPVIRESGGDRSAVTGGTTVLSDRIVVRITTKPGESFIDRMIALVEGAQRQKTPNEIALTILLTTLTIVFLVTVMAIQPLASYSGRTQPVVVLVALLVCLIPTTIGALLSAIGIAGMDRLVQRNVLAMSGRAVEAAGDVSTLLLDKTGTITFGNRRATELLSLDDAQDLPDAAYLSSLADATPEGKSIVDLATAEYAVDEGRSAEALVRDGAEFVEFSATTRMSGVDLPDGTQIRKGATSAVRRWVEESDGAVPARVQELVDTISRSGGTPLVVASRNGSGPARALGVVHLKDVVKPGMRERFDVMRAMGIRTVMITGDNALTAASIAEEAGVDDFLAEATPEDKMRLIKKEQEGGRLVAMTGDGTNDAPALAQADVGVAMNSGTSAAKEAGNMVDLDSDPTKLIEVVEIGKQLLITRGALTTFSIANDIAKYFAIIPAMFISLFPGLDALNIMRLSSPESAMLSAVIFNALIIVALIPLALKGVRYRPSSAAQMLRRNLLVYGLGGVIAPFIGIKLIDLGVSLLPGLA, from the coding sequence ATGACCCGCTCGCTGCTCCATGTCGTCCCGCAGGCCCTCGCCAAGCTCGACCCCCGGCACGTGTACCGCTCACCGGTCATCTTCGTGGTCTGGGTCGGCTCCGTCCTCACGACCGGGTTGGCGGTCAGGTCGCCCAGCGTCTTCGGCTGGTCGGTCGCCGTCTGGCTCTGGCTCACGGTGCTCTTCGCCAATGCCGCCGAGGCCGTCGCCGAGGGGCGTGGCAAGGCGCAGGCGGCAAGCCTGCGCGCGGCGAAGCGCGAGACGATGGCGCGGCGGCTGCGAGCCGACGGCACCGAGGAACCGGTGCCCGGGAGCGAGCTGACGGTCGGCGACACGGTGGTGGTCGAGGCCGGACAGGTCATCCCCGGCGACGGTGAGGTCGTCGACGGCGTCGCCACCGTGGACGAGTCCGCGATCACCGGTGAGTCGGCGCCGGTCATCCGGGAGTCCGGCGGAGACCGCAGCGCCGTCACCGGGGGCACGACCGTCCTCTCGGACCGCATCGTCGTCCGCATCACCACGAAGCCCGGTGAGAGCTTCATCGACCGGATGATCGCGCTCGTCGAGGGAGCCCAGCGGCAGAAGACCCCCAACGAGATCGCGCTGACGATCCTGTTGACCACGTTGACGATCGTCTTCCTGGTGACGGTCATGGCGATCCAGCCCTTGGCGTCCTACTCGGGTCGCACCCAGCCCGTCGTCGTCCTCGTGGCACTCCTGGTCTGCCTGATCCCCACCACGATCGGAGCACTGCTCTCGGCGATCGGCATCGCGGGCATGGACCGCCTGGTCCAGCGCAACGTCCTGGCCATGTCGGGGCGGGCGGTCGAGGCCGCCGGGGACGTGTCGACGCTGCTCCTCGACAAGACCGGCACGATCACCTTCGGCAACCGCAGGGCGACCGAGTTGCTCTCGCTCGACGACGCCCAGGACCTGCCGGACGCGGCATACCTCTCCTCGCTCGCGGATGCGACGCCGGAGGGCAAGTCGATCGTCGACCTGGCCACCGCGGAGTACGCCGTCGACGAGGGCCGCTCCGCGGAGGCGCTCGTCCGCGACGGTGCGGAGTTCGTCGAGTTCAGTGCCACGACCAGGATGTCCGGCGTGGACCTGCCCGACGGCACGCAGATCCGCAAGGGTGCGACGTCGGCCGTGCGTCGATGGGTCGAGGAGTCCGACGGCGCCGTGCCCGCGCGTGTGCAGGAGCTCGTGGACACCATCAGCAGGTCGGGCGGCACACCCCTCGTGGTCGCGAGCCGGAACGGCTCCGGCCCGGCCCGTGCGCTCGGCGTCGTGCACCTCAAGGACGTCGTCAAGCCGGGCATGCGCGAGCGGTTCGACGTCATGCGCGCCATGGGGATCCGCACCGTCATGATCACCGGCGACAACGCCCTCACGGCCGCTTCGATCGCCGAGGAGGCGGGCGTCGACGACTTCCTCGCCGAGGCCACCCCCGAGGACAAGATGCGCCTGATCAAGAAGGAGCAGGAGGGCGGCCGGCTCGTCGCGATGACCGGCGACGGCACCAACGACGCCCCCGCCCTGGCCCAGGCCGATGTCGGTGTCGCGATGAACTCGGGCACCTCGGCCGCGAAGGAGGCCGGCAACATGGTCGACCTCGACTCCGACCCGACCAAGCTGATCGAGGTCGTCGAGATCGGCAAGCAGCTGCTGATCACCCGGGGTGCGTTGACGACCTTCTCGATCGCCAACGACATCGCCAAGTACTTCGCGATCATCCCCGCGATGTTCATCTCGCTGTTCCCCGGCCTCGACGCCCTGAACATCATGCGGCTGTCCTCGCCCGAGTCGGCGATGCTGTCGGCGGTGATCTTCAACGCCCTCATCATCGTGGCGCTGATCCCGTTGGCGCTCAAGGGAGTTCGCTACCGCCCGTCGAGTGCCGCGCAGATGTTGCGCCGCAACCTGCTGGTCTACGGCCTCGGTGGCGTCATCGCCCCCTTCATCGGCATCAAGCTCATCGACCTCGGTGTCTCCCTCCTCCCCGGATTGGCGTGA
- the kdpA gene encoding potassium-transporting ATPase subunit KdpA, with product MTDAVSGLLTIGLLVVLLAVAYHPLGAWLAAVFTDSRHWRVERLVYRAVRVDPDSEQGWRAYATGVLSFSVAGIVALFALIVAQTHLPGRQGSDGMGLTTAVNAAVSFVTNTNWQSYAGEVGATPLVQTAGLTVQNFVSAAVGLAVAIALVRALARQSGTAIGNFWVDLVRGIVRVLLPLSLLAAVLLLVGGVVQNLNGPTVIHTLSGADQVVRGGLVASQEAIKELGTNGGGYFNANSAHPFENPNPLTNIFEIFLLLVIPFALTRTYGIMVGDRRQGWALGGFAALLWAGGVALTTWAEVHASGAATGSMEGKEQRFGVWASSLFAASTTGTSTGAVNSMHESFSPLGGGTVLANMVLGEVSPGGVGSGLYGIVIVALLAVFVAGLMVGRTPEYVGKTIGRREVTCAALYVLVMPVLVLVFTGLSLANEGPRSTMLASGPHGLTEVLYAFSSAANNNGSAFAGLTADTPWYNLTLAACMLLGRFVPMLLVLRLAGLLVEQRTRPATAGTMPTHTPLFVGLVTGIALVVAGLTFFPALALGPIAEALS from the coding sequence ATGACCGATGCCGTGAGCGGCCTGCTGACCATCGGCCTGCTCGTCGTCCTCCTCGCGGTCGCCTACCACCCGCTCGGTGCCTGGCTGGCCGCAGTGTTCACCGACTCCCGGCACTGGCGGGTGGAGCGGCTGGTCTACCGGGCGGTGCGCGTCGACCCCGACTCCGAGCAGGGGTGGCGCGCGTACGCCACGGGCGTCCTGTCGTTCTCGGTCGCAGGCATCGTCGCGCTGTTCGCGCTGATCGTCGCGCAGACCCACCTCCCCGGTCGACAGGGTTCGGACGGCATGGGCCTCACGACAGCGGTCAACGCCGCGGTCTCGTTCGTCACCAACACCAACTGGCAGTCGTATGCCGGTGAGGTGGGTGCCACGCCGCTGGTCCAGACCGCGGGTCTCACCGTGCAGAACTTCGTCTCGGCCGCCGTCGGCCTGGCCGTGGCCATCGCGCTGGTCCGCGCCCTGGCCCGGCAGTCAGGGACGGCGATCGGGAACTTCTGGGTGGACCTGGTGCGTGGCATCGTCCGCGTGCTGCTCCCGCTCTCGCTGCTGGCTGCAGTGCTGCTGCTCGTGGGGGGCGTCGTGCAGAATCTCAACGGCCCCACCGTGATCCACACGCTGTCGGGTGCCGACCAGGTGGTGCGCGGTGGTCTGGTGGCGTCGCAGGAGGCGATCAAGGAGCTCGGGACCAACGGCGGCGGCTACTTCAACGCCAACTCGGCGCACCCCTTCGAGAACCCGAACCCGCTCACCAACATCTTCGAGATCTTCCTGCTCCTCGTCATCCCGTTCGCCCTCACCCGCACCTACGGGATCATGGTCGGCGACCGCCGGCAGGGCTGGGCCCTCGGCGGGTTCGCCGCGTTGCTCTGGGCCGGCGGGGTCGCGTTGACCACGTGGGCCGAGGTGCACGCGTCCGGGGCGGCCACCGGCTCCATGGAGGGCAAGGAGCAGCGGTTCGGGGTGTGGGCGTCGAGCCTGTTCGCCGCCTCGACGACCGGCACCTCGACAGGCGCGGTGAACTCGATGCACGAGAGCTTCAGCCCACTCGGCGGGGGCACTGTCCTCGCCAACATGGTGCTCGGAGAGGTCTCGCCGGGCGGCGTCGGCTCGGGCCTCTACGGCATCGTCATCGTCGCGCTGCTCGCCGTGTTCGTAGCGGGACTGATGGTGGGGCGCACACCCGAGTACGTGGGGAAGACGATCGGTCGGCGCGAGGTCACCTGTGCCGCCCTCTACGTCCTCGTCATGCCGGTGCTCGTCCTGGTGTTCACCGGCCTGTCACTGGCCAACGAAGGACCACGCTCCACCATGCTGGCGTCGGGGCCGCACGGCCTCACCGAGGTGCTCTACGCGTTCTCGTCGGCGGCCAACAACAACGGCAGCGCGTTCGCGGGCCTCACCGCCGACACCCCTTGGTACAACCTGACGCTCGCCGCCTGCATGCTGCTCGGCCGGTTCGTCCCGATGCTGCTGGTGCTCCGGCTGGCCGGGCTGCTCGTCGAGCAACGAACCAGACCGGCCACGGCCGGCACGATGCCCACGCACACCCCGCTCTTCGTCGGTCTGGTGACCGGCATCGCACTGGTCGTCGCCGGGCTCACCTTCTTCCCGGCCCTGGCCCTCGGTCCCATCGCGGAGGCACTGTCATGA
- a CDS encoding winged helix-turn-helix domain-containing protein: MTWTAKPSLDLVRTVTDDTVLKLLMENARITRADIAARSGISKTTVSESMRRLEALGIVTDTGERTSGRGRSGSYYAVAPGQGSAMAVSITPAAVVAEVVDPRGTALARSQIALAAGARTGEAAAALRTACKRVAAAADGVVAVAVVSAADPVDRHSGRLVQIPDAPFLVGDLDPVSIVGSLASGSVVVDNDVNWAARAEALAGAAAGVSDFVYLHLGEGLGCAVVSDGEVRRGHTGLAGEIAHVVVPGARRSSIPFTEVFAQLGLRRPGSTAVDVGAVVAAIDDQPQLRAALADAVAAVLLAAVGFLDPQFLVVGGGWGAHPAFVAELALRSSLWPRPTRIAAAALDAEPDLAGARAHAVELLRDAIMRTAQTNRR, from the coding sequence GTGACCTGGACTGCCAAGCCGTCGCTGGACCTCGTCCGCACGGTGACCGACGACACCGTGCTGAAGCTGCTCATGGAGAACGCCCGGATCACGCGGGCCGACATCGCGGCTCGCAGCGGCATCTCCAAGACCACCGTCTCGGAGAGCATGCGACGGCTGGAGGCCCTCGGGATCGTGACCGACACCGGTGAGCGCACGTCCGGGCGCGGGCGATCCGGCTCCTACTACGCCGTCGCACCCGGACAGGGCTCGGCGATGGCCGTCAGCATCACACCCGCCGCGGTGGTGGCCGAGGTGGTCGATCCGCGGGGCACTGCGCTAGCCCGGTCGCAGATCGCCCTGGCGGCCGGCGCGCGCACCGGCGAGGCGGCGGCCGCACTGCGGACCGCGTGCAAGCGCGTGGCCGCTGCCGCCGACGGTGTCGTGGCCGTCGCGGTGGTCAGCGCCGCCGACCCCGTGGACCGGCACAGCGGCCGGCTGGTCCAGATCCCCGACGCGCCGTTCCTGGTGGGGGACCTCGACCCCGTCTCCATCGTGGGTAGCCTCGCCTCCGGGTCGGTCGTCGTGGACAACGACGTCAACTGGGCTGCGCGGGCCGAGGCCCTGGCTGGAGCGGCAGCAGGCGTGAGCGACTTCGTCTACCTGCACCTCGGAGAGGGGCTCGGCTGCGCGGTCGTGAGCGACGGCGAGGTCCGACGAGGGCACACCGGGCTGGCCGGCGAGATCGCCCACGTCGTGGTGCCCGGTGCCCGGCGTTCGAGCATCCCGTTCACCGAGGTGTTCGCCCAGCTGGGTCTGCGCCGTCCTGGGTCCACCGCCGTCGACGTGGGTGCGGTGGTCGCCGCCATCGACGACCAACCGCAACTGCGCGCGGCCCTGGCCGACGCCGTGGCCGCAGTGCTGCTCGCCGCCGTGGGTTTCCTCGACCCCCAGTTCCTGGTCGTCGGCGGCGGGTGGGGGGCGCACCCAGCGTTCGTGGCGGAGCTGGCCCTGCGAAGCAGTCTCTGGCCGCGGCCGACGCGGATCGCTGCGGCAGCGCTGGACGCCGAGCCCGACCTCGCGGGCGCACGGGCGCACGCCGTGGAGCTGCTACGCGACGCCATCATGCGGACCGCACAGACCAACCGCCGCTGA
- the kdpC gene encoding potassium-transporting ATPase subunit KdpC yields MSSLRQLVASVRMLLVLTLLLGVVYPAVVWGVGRLGLADRADGSLVSRSGVVVGSSLLGQDFTGSQWFHGRPSASSYAGGVSGGSNLAATAQDQVDAVRERKAAWAGVGEGAPPADVLTASGSGLDPHVSPAAALAQVARVSEANGLDERTVRGLVEAHTQGRSLGFLGEPRVNVLELNVALADLASR; encoded by the coding sequence ATGTCCTCCCTCCGTCAGCTCGTCGCCTCCGTGCGGATGCTGCTCGTCCTCACCCTCCTCCTGGGGGTGGTCTACCCCGCCGTGGTCTGGGGAGTCGGGCGGCTCGGTCTCGCCGACCGCGCCGACGGCTCGCTGGTGAGCCGTTCCGGCGTGGTGGTCGGCTCGAGCCTCCTTGGGCAGGACTTCACGGGTTCCCAGTGGTTCCACGGGCGTCCGTCCGCCAGCTCGTATGCCGGCGGCGTCAGTGGTGGCTCGAACCTCGCCGCGACGGCGCAGGACCAGGTCGACGCCGTGCGGGAACGGAAGGCGGCCTGGGCCGGTGTGGGGGAGGGTGCGCCGCCTGCGGACGTCCTGACCGCCTCCGGAAGCGGTCTAGACCCGCACGTGTCACCCGCCGCGGCACTGGCCCAGGTCGCGCGCGTCTCGGAAGCGAACGGTCTGGACGAGCGCACCGTCAGGGGCCTGGTCGAGGCCCACACGCAGGGACGGTCGCTCGGCTTCCTCGGCGAGCCTCGGGTCAACGTGCTCGAGCTGAACGTCGCCCTGGCGGACCTGGCGAGCCGATGA
- a CDS encoding DUF1479 domain-containing protein has protein sequence MTVTTEQSPAVVELPHWETVPSDLAEATRTIKSALRARIEAAGRSVEEVFAVAEAKVAERVAEIKAAKERGETVWPVIDYTDIENGTVTPEQLAKLRRRGCLVVRGHFEREQALGWDADIVDYVEQNEFFENYRGPGDDFFGSVGSKPEIYPIYWSKAQMEARQSDRMARVQAFLNHQWTSESDGVQWFDPGRDSLYPDRIRRRPPGADSAGLGAHCDPGTLDLWMTEAYQRAFRHLFDGTIEQYDPWDAAHRTAGPQYPGSTMCSAFRTFQGWTALSDMDHDQGVLHTVPIPEAMAYLLLRPLLSDVPDDDMCGVTTNQVFPANEKWHPLLIEALSGIPDVKAGDSVWWHCDMIHSVAPVQDQQGWGNVMYIPAAPWCERNEAYAANVRESFRTGSSPSDFPEEHYERSWTGRFELDQLNEVGRRGLGLA, from the coding sequence ATGACCGTCACCACCGAGCAGTCCCCGGCCGTTGTCGAGCTGCCGCACTGGGAGACCGTGCCGAGCGACCTCGCCGAGGCGACGCGCACCATCAAGTCCGCGCTCCGCGCCCGGATCGAAGCCGCCGGTCGCTCGGTCGAGGAGGTCTTCGCCGTCGCCGAGGCGAAGGTCGCCGAGCGGGTCGCCGAGATCAAGGCGGCCAAGGAGCGCGGCGAGACGGTCTGGCCGGTGATCGACTACACCGACATCGAGAACGGCACGGTCACTCCCGAGCAGCTCGCGAAGCTGCGCCGCCGCGGCTGCCTCGTCGTGCGAGGGCACTTCGAGCGCGAGCAGGCGCTCGGCTGGGACGCCGACATCGTCGACTACGTCGAGCAGAACGAGTTCTTCGAGAACTACCGGGGGCCGGGCGACGACTTCTTCGGCAGCGTCGGCTCGAAGCCCGAGATCTACCCGATCTACTGGTCGAAGGCGCAGATGGAGGCCCGCCAGAGCGACCGGATGGCACGGGTCCAGGCCTTCCTCAACCACCAGTGGACCAGCGAGTCCGACGGCGTGCAGTGGTTCGACCCCGGCCGCGACTCCCTCTACCCCGACCGCATCCGCCGCCGTCCCCCGGGCGCCGACTCGGCCGGGCTCGGGGCGCACTGCGACCCGGGCACCCTCGACCTCTGGATGACCGAGGCCTACCAGCGGGCCTTCCGCCACCTCTTCGACGGCACGATCGAGCAGTACGACCCCTGGGACGCCGCCCACCGCACCGCCGGCCCGCAGTACCCGGGTTCGACGATGTGCTCGGCCTTCCGCACCTTCCAGGGGTGGACCGCGCTCTCTGACATGGACCACGACCAGGGCGTACTCCACACCGTCCCGATCCCCGAGGCGATGGCCTACCTGCTGCTGCGCCCGCTGCTCTCCGACGTCCCCGACGACGACATGTGCGGGGTGACCACCAACCAGGTCTTCCCCGCCAACGAGAAGTGGCACCCGTTGCTGATCGAGGCGCTGTCGGGCATCCCGGACGTCAAGGCCGGTGACTCGGTGTGGTGGCACTGCGACATGATCCACAGCGTCGCGCCGGTCCAGGACCAGCAGGGCTGGGGCAACGTCATGTACATCCCGGCCGCGCCGTGGTGCGAGCGCAACGAGGCGTATGCCGCGAACGTGCGTGAGTCGTTCCGCACCGGTTCCAGCCCCAGCGACTTCCCGGAGGAGCACTACGAGCGCTCCTGGACCGGCCGCTTCGAGCTCGACCAGCTCAACGAGGTCGGGCGCCGCGGGCTGGGTCTCGCCTAG
- the kdpF gene encoding K(+)-transporting ATPase subunit F has translation MTGSVIENLIAGVLGIALLGYLVYALIRPERF, from the coding sequence TTGACTGGCAGCGTGATCGAAAACCTCATCGCCGGAGTCCTCGGCATCGCACTGCTGGGCTACCTCGTCTACGCGCTCATCCGCCCGGAGCGGTTCTGA